GTAATTAAAAAGAAGTTTAGGGTTAGATATTGGAATTTTATGCGTTTTGGTGCAGCCCGGTTAGTTTTTAAAACTAGAAGCATTACAAAGCATGGGTTATTTTTTAATTTGCATTTTGGTGGAGGAGCAGAATATAGTGCTGGTGAGGACACACTATTTTTATATGATTGTTTAAAACATGGATTAAAGATTATAGCCGTACCTGATGCAATTGCTATACTTACAAACGATCGTGGATCAAGTTGGTTTGAGGGATATACAGATAAATATTTTTATGATAAAGGGGTTTTGTTTGCAGCCATGTCAAAAAGATGGTCTAAATTACTTTGTTTACAATTTGCAATAAGAAGAAGGAAATTATTCGAAAAAGAAAAAACATGGTATGAAGCATATAAATTAATGT
The DNA window shown above is from Capillibacterium thermochitinicola and carries:
- a CDS encoding glycosyltransferase family A protein, translating into MNVQVLIATTDQHDYSLLEKMNIQSDAIVANQCNRNEIVEFDYKGHRIKYLSFKEKGVGLNRNNALMRADAELSIIADDDMIFVDGYVDIVKKHFRENPDVDVIIFNLLERNSSRYVIKKKFRVRYWNFMRFGAARLVFKTRSITKHGLFFNLHFGGGAEYSAGEDTLFLYDCLKHGLKIIAVPDAIAILTNDRGSSWFEGYTDKYFYDKGVLFAAMSKRWSKLLCLQFAIRRRKLFEKEKTWYEAYKLMLKGLEDF